The Naumovozyma dairenensis CBS 421 chromosome 1, complete genome genome includes a region encoding these proteins:
- the NNK1 gene encoding protein kinase NNK1 (similar to Saccharomyces cerevisiae YKL171W; ancestral locus Anc_1.178), producing the protein MNSTNSTQFRTTAATPTTTPDINEKDTSTASESTDLSSSYENSSSAFGSKYDNITDHNIIKKDKSNDTLYFQPRRIYQMEQDLPSRATLVKPFPSNDDTQTEFYNDERQNTTQTNSQSVLANFSEYVPNLNFTDYIKFWQREDLYKNQFPENVEHSSNRIKQQEQQRSQYKETSDQDFKIQEYLQDNDQFKQQSRPESRVSNNLSRYSSSWSTTDEEDIVEEDSENASLKQENPIMFKSAHSQVEPIPLPNMRSLKTPPSALELERRKSSYNFANNSFTAYNNTTSHYHSFKTSTAPMRKKTTSPIATSFDSVSSSLTFIPNNTMSVLTELRMSPDEVKDLISKLPNDYLSLPYSKRKQTIIELVPDRDYKLIMSLIKKFMLTSPTSNLSLNNKRSLTNLNQGRSRHGSIASQFLSTFSPPASSSMANRQQQQLQQRRLLHRNSPDVDIGDTSNDSAGNEGDNEEENLTNIKPDARGRQVLGHLLGRIIGYGAWGVVRECIDLKTGINRAIKIVRFKENLKVKREVIREVSVWEQLKHQCILPLLNYNLDPEYAMYCLTERITDGNFFDLVLSWGTLDNPNINFTDRCKLTIFSVLQVISALNYMHSKSFAHGDVKLENCLVQKVPKEYWKVFLCDFGMSRSFRSNMTDPNNNNSLPDGPQNGYSDSSDAYIEATFASNGKKLRICKKPHNTNMKRSKSNSSIFETTELSKVQKIVTDKESTHDDTPLDIKTTPRQYGPSLTSTMISKNSVTSLCSLTSRISTEHSTRTVELLPTGRILDTTTSYHDHKRRKHSKAIRDTSMATIDPQKEELRSDLSSHIGSLPYASPELLHSDCTSLGPPADVWALGVMLYTMLTGKLPFKDEFEERLRERIRNVNYDKEALQIACNNGEKPNIKQQELIFQTLYDAVDGCLTKDLDKRWTLIDVQSSLEKELERHGGLPS; encoded by the coding sequence ATGAACTCCACTAACAGTACTCAATTTAGAACCACTGCCGCCACACCTACTACTACCCCTGATATTAACGAGAAGGATACTTCAACTGCATCTGAGTCAACTgatttatcttcttcatatGAAAATTCAAGCAGTGCTTTCGGTTCTAAGTATGACAATATAACTGATCATAATATCATTAAGAAGGATAAGAGTAATGATACGTTATATTTCCAACCAAGGAGAATATATCAAATGGAACAAGACTTGCCTTCTAGAGCAACTCTAGTGAAACCATTCCCTAGTAATGATGACACTCAGACAGAATTCTACAACGACGAGCGCCAAAACACTACCCAAACTAACTCTCAAAGTGTCCTGGCGAACTTTTCTGAATATGTtccaaatttaaatttcaCTGATTATATCAAGTTCTGGCAAAGAGAAGACTTATACAAGAACCAATTTCCTGAAAATGTTGAACATTCCTCAAATCGTATCAAGCAGCAGGAACAACAGAGATCACAATATAAGGAAACATCAGATcaagatttcaaaattcaagaatatCTACAAGATAATGATCAATTTAAACAACAATCGAGACCTGAATCAAGGGTATCAAACAACTTGAGTAgatattcttcatcatgGAGTACaactgatgaagaagatatagttgaagaagattcAGAAAACGCTTCTttgaaacaagaaaatccAATAATGTTTAAATCAGCACATTCTCAAGTTGAACCAATACCTTTACCCAATATGAGATCATTAAAGACACCACCTTCTGCActagaattagaaagaagaaaatcttcatataattttgCAAATAATAGTTTTACTGCATACAATAACACAACCAGCCATTATCACAGTTTCAAAACAAGTACTGCTCCAAtgagaaagaaaacaacTTCACCAATAGCTACCTCCTTCGATTCCGTATCGTCCTCACTAACATTTATCCCAAACAATACCATGTCAGTACTTACTGAATTAAGAATGAGCCCAGATGAAGTTAAAGATTTAATAAGTAAATTACCCAACGATTATTTATCCTTACCATATTCCAAAAGGAAACAAACAATTATAGAATTAGTTCCAGATAGGGATTATAAATTGATCATGTCATTgattaagaaatttatgTTAACATCGCCAACAAGTAATCTCTCATTAAACAATAAGAGATCATTAACAAATTTAAACCAAGGGAGATCAAGACATGGATCCATTGCTTCACAATTCTTGAGCACTTTCTCACCTCCTGCTTCATCTTCTATGGCTAAcagacaacaacaacagctACAGCAACGAAGACTTCTTCATCGTAACAGTCCAGACGTTGATATAGGTGATACTTCTAATGACAGTGCAGGTAATGAGGGAGATAACGAAGAGGAAAATCTTACAAATATCAAACCTGATGCAAGAGGAAGACAAGTATTAGGTCATCTTTTAGGACGAATCATTGGATACGGTGCCTGGGGGGTAGTGAGAGAATGTATCGATTTGAAAACTGGTATTAATAGAGCTATTAAAATTGTTAgattcaaagaaaatttaaaagttAAAAGAGAAGTCATCAGAGAAGTTTCCGTTTGGGAACAATTAAAACATCAATGCATATTAcctttattaaattataatttGGACCCTGAATATGCAATGTATTGCTTGACTGAAAGAATTACAGATGGTAATTTCTTCGATTTGGTATTATCATGGGGTACTTTGGataatccaaatattaatttcaCAGATAGGTGTAAACTTACAATCTTCTCTGTTTTACAAGTAATATCAGCATTAAACTATATGCATTCAAAATCATTTGCTCACGGTGATGTCAAACTAGAAAATTGTTTGGTACAAAAGGTACCAAAGGAATATTGGAAAGTATTTTTATGTGATTTCGGAATGAGCCGTTCTTTTCGTTCCAATATGACAGATccaaataacaataattctTTGCCAGATGGACCACAAAATGGATATTCAGATTCTTCAGATGCATATATTGAAGCTACATTTGCCTCTAATGGTAAAAAATTGAGAATTTGTAAAAAACCGCATAATACTAATATGAAAagatcaaaatcaaattctagcatttttgaaacaactgaattatcaaaagttcaaaaaattgttaCAGATAAAGAATCCACACATGACGATACGCCTTTAGACATTAAGACAACCCCTAGACAGTACGGACCTTCATTGACAAGTACAATGATCTCGAAAAACAGTGTAACATCTTTATGTTCTTTAACATCAAGAATTTCTACAGAACACTCCACACGTACGGTGGAATTATTACCTACAGGTAGGATATTAGATACCACAACTTCTTATCATGACCATAAAAGAAGGAAACATTCAAAAGCTATTCGTGATACATCAATGGCTACCATAGATCCGCAGAAAGAAGAGTTAAGATCAGATTTATCTTCTCATATAGGATCCTTACCATATGCTTCTCCTGAATTGTTGCATAGTGATTGTACATCTCTTGGACCACCAGCTGATGTCTGGGCGTTAGGTGTTATGCTTTATACAATGCTCACTGGGAAGTTACCCTTCaaagatgaatttgaagaacGTCTGAGGGAACGGATTAGAAATGTTAATTACGACAAGGAAGCATTACAAATTGCTTGCAATAATGGAGAAAAACCAAATAtaaaacaacaagaactAATATTCCAAACCTTATACGATGCAGTTGATGGATGTCTAACTAAAGATTTAGATAAGAGATGGACACTTATTGATGTACAATCCTCAttagaaaaggaattgGAAAGGCACGGTGGCTTGCCTTCTTGA
- the KKQ8 gene encoding putative serine/threonine protein kinase KKQ8 (similar to Saccharomyces cerevisiae HAL5 (YJL165C) and KKQ8 (YKL168C); ancestral locus Anc_1.180), whose product MTMNTDRKKEESNINREERSLSHKIRGLMRSSSNIRNETKPTTSGVGKDSIKLISPSNPELVQKEHMQEKEPVKYHTTLQKLRRLPSFRRTLLVSSHKPGTSEVHESEHELTNPTLIPSNNKATLSTEGLSLNTNDNVFTFNDRSTANISYENNNLEGTRSVDKISPISKVAVPERGRSKFGTMSARNLPAYSQTKSHCIIDVEGFQVYDNGTHVHRLRYLPLVCENTVDGKNCNKLNAKLEKAPKVLPRQKSGMFSMGGLFKTQRADDAFENAVSLIPDGGLRLLKKRFQPADITSKQNVDPKDGELEVEGPEEEEEEVEVPNAVNTLAAIDKNELKLITCLSKRIHDGLASKHGLSNEELFRINQEDKSKDRQLTLFEKYGKRIGDIGQGSYGTVKVCCRLKKPNEKLLSPNVTYSDDSKVFFAAKELKAKSTSNIDKIATNITSEFIIGYSLSYHENSKLSHPNILKILDLMESRDSFIEVMEFCPCGDLYTLVSNHSKKHTSLHPLEADCFMRQLLSGTNFMHRHGIAHCDLKPENILFHSNGLLKICDFGTGSVFQTAWEKHVHYQKGLIGSEPYVAPEELVKDLEYDPRLVDSWSCGVVYCTMILGHYLWKIPNKEEDLFYQDFVEEMSTKKRFTVFEDLKHVNKELNRLRKITLYRIFQRDPEKRANVQDVLDSAWMRNTKCCIFYKEY is encoded by the coding sequence ATGACCATGAATACAGATCGCAAGAAAGAAGAGAGTAATATTAATAGAGAGGAACGTTCTTTATCTCATAAGATAAGGGGTTTAATGAGATCTTCATCCAATATCAGAAACGAAACGAAACCAACTACATCTGGTGTGGGGAAAGATAGTATTAAACTCATATCCCCAAGTAATCCAGAACTTGTACAGAAAGAACACATGCAAGAGAAAGAACCTGTAAAATACCATACTACTTTACAGAAGTTACGAAGACTGCCCAGCTTCCGTCGAACTCTGCTCGTGTCCAGCCATAAACCTGGTACATCCGAAGTGCATGAAAGTGAGCATGAGTTAACAAACCCTACGCTAATAccttctaataataaagctACACTGTCTACTGAGGGCCTTTCGCTTAatactaatgataatgtttTTACCTTTAATGATAGGTCTACTGCCAATATCTCGTACGAGAATAACAATTTAGAAGGAACAAGGTCCGTAGATAAAATATCACCCATATCAAAAGTAGCGGTACCTGAAAGAGGTAGATCAAAATTTGGTACAATGAGTGCACGAAACTTACCCGCATATTCTCAAACAAAATCGCATTGTATCATTGATGTGGAAGGGTTTCAAGTTTATGATAATGGTACTCATGTACACCGTTTGAGATATTTACCACTAGTTTGTGAGAACACAGTAGATGGTAAAAATTGTAATAAGTTAAATGCCAAATTGGAAAAGGCCCCTAAAGTTCTACCGAGACAGAAATCTGGAATGTTTTCCATGGGAGGTTTGTTCAAAACTCAAAGGGCAGATGATGCCTTCGAAAATGCTGTATCATTAATACCTGATGGAGGATTACGATTGTTAAAGAAAAGGTTTCAACCTGCAGACATTACCTCCAAACAAAATGTTGATCCGAAGGATGGTGAACTCGAAGTGGAAGGCCccgaagaagaagaggaagaagttGAGGTACCGAATGCAGTAAACACCTTGGCAGCAATTGATAAGAACGAATTAAAACTTATAACATGTCTTTCTAAAAGGATACATGATGGATTAGCTAGTAAACATGGATTATCAAATGAGGAACTATTTAGAATAAACCAGGAAGATAAATCAAAGGACCGACAACTTACCCTTTTCGAAAAATACGGGAAACGAATAGGAGATATTGGTCAAGGGAGTTACGGTACCGTTAAAGTTTGTTGTAGACTAAAAAAACCTaatgagaaattattatcaccTAACGTAACCTACTCGGATGATAGTAAAGTTTTCTTTGCAGcaaaagaattgaaagcGAAATCTACATCAAATATAGATAAAATTGCTACGAATATCACATCAGAATTCATAATTGGTTATTCATTAAGTTATCAcgaaaattcaaaattaagTCATCCAAATATCcttaaaatattagatCTTATGGAATCGAGAGATTCGTTTATTGAAGTCATGGAATTTTGCCCCTGTGGTGATCTGTATACATTGGTTTCTAATCATTCAAAGAAGCATACATCGCTACATCCATTAGAAGCAGATTGTTTTATGAGACAATTATTAAGTGGTACAAATTTTATGCATAGACATGGTATTGCGCATTGTGATCTAAAACCCGAAAACATTTTATTCCATTCCAATGGACTGTTAAAAATTTGTGATTTTGGTACAGGGAGTGTATTCCAGACAGCTTGGGAGAAGCATGTGCATTATCAAAAGGGACTGATCGGTTCAGAACCGTATGTGGCACCAGAAGAGTTAGTAAAGGATCTAGAGTATGATCCACGCTTAGTGGATTCATGGAGCTGTGGTGTTGTGTACTGTACAATGATATTAGGTCACTATCTTTGGAAGATCCCAAATAAGGAGGAAGATCTCTTTTATCAAGATTTCGTAGAAGAAATGTCAACAAAAAAACGGTTTACTGTCTTCGAAGATTTAAAACATGtcaataaagaattaaacCGTTTGAGGAAGATAACTTTATATCGTATTTTCCAAAGGGATCCTGAAAAACGGGCAAACGTCCAAGATGTACTAGATTCAGCATGGATGAGAAATACTAAATGTTGTATTTTCTACAAAGAATACTGA
- the MRPL38 gene encoding mitochondrial 54S ribosomal protein uL14m (similar to Saccharomyces cerevisiae MRPL38 (YKL170W); ancestral locus Anc_1.179), translating into MIYLKSMLKVIDNSGAQLAECIKILRKGSPKTAGLIGDRIVCVIQKAKPLTQNVTGTSNTNRVKKGDIVHAVIVRTKQKNMARTDGSAVAFGDNACVLINKNTGEPLGTRIMNNDGLVGKELREKGYNRICSLASRVI; encoded by the coding sequence atgatttatcTGAAATCCATGTTGAAAGTCATTGACAATTCCGGCGCCCAACTCGCAGAATGcatcaaaatattaagaaaagGGTCTCCAAAGACGGCAGGACTAATTGGAGATAGAATTGTCTGTGTCATACAGAAGGCTAAACCTTTGACTCAGAATGTTACAGGGACATCAAACACTAATAGAGTTAAGAAAGGTGACATTGTTCATGCCGTTATCGTAAGGacaaaacagaaaaatatGGCAAGAACTGATGGTTCAGCTGTAGCTTTTGGGGATAATGCATGTGTTCTTATAAATAAGAATACAGGAGAACCTTTAGGAACAAGAATTATGAATAATGATGGATTAGTAGGTAAAGAACTGAGGGAGAAAGGATATAATAGAATTTGTTCTTTAGCAAGCAGAgtgatttga